The sequence TAGAACCGTATCTGGGAATGGGTGGCCATGCGGCTATCCTGCGCTCGGATGGAACCGTTTATATCCATCTGCATCCGGTCGGGACCTATTCAATGGCAGCCGAAGGCTCACTGGTAGGTCGTATTGCAGATACTGCCCGTACATTTCATTACCCTGATGCGGCTAAGTTCCGGGATAGTATCGATACCTACGTTACCAAATTAAATTCGCTGCCCGAGGCCGAAAAGAATACGTTGTTGATGACAGCCATGCCGGCCATGAGCCATGCGATGAAAACCAACAACATGGTTGAGTTTCCCTACGCTTTCCCGCGTGCCGGACATTATCGGATCTGGGTGCAGGTGAAACGAAATGGTCGTGTTCTAACGGGCGTCTTTGATACGCAGGTAAACGAACCGCTTCTGTAAACAGTAGGTTCGGGCACTTTTCTGGTTTAGATGTCATGGTAAACTGAGTTGCGGTTTACCATGACATCTAAAAATAACCTGCACGATTTCCAACGTTTATGTCCCAATCCGTGACTCGTCGCCAACTAATGGCAACGTTGACCGCTGCTGCTGGCGCGTCCTTTTCACCTGCTTTGGCATCCTCGCAGTCTGAACTTACATCGGCTGTACCTGCGGCCACTCCTCCACCTTTCACACTCTGCCTGAATATGAGCACCCTTCGTGGGCATAAGCTTGGCTTTGTCAAAGAGTTGGAAACTGCATCAAAAGCAGGCTTTCAGCATGTTGAAATCTGGATTGAGTCGTTGCAGCAATATATTAAATCGGGTGGAACCGTGGCCGATGCCCGTAAAGTGTTGTCCGATCTGGGGATTCGGGTCGAAAACGCGATTGGATTTGCGCCCTGGATTATTGATGACGATGCTGCCCGCGCCAAAGGTCTCGACCAGATGAAGAGTGAAATGGAACTGCTGGCTCAGATTGGCTGCAAGCGGGTAGCAACGCCGTCGATCGGTGCCCAAACGGCCGAAGCACCCATCATTGACCTGAAAAAAGCCGCTGAACGCTATCGGGCTATCCTCGAACTAGGCGACAAAACAGGTGTCGTTCCACAACTGGAAATGTGGGGCTTCTCGAAAAACCTTAGCCGCGTAAGTGAAGTCATGTATGTGGCTCTTGAAACGGGCCATCCGTCGGCCCGGCTTTTGCTTGACATTTACCATATTTTTAAAGGTGGTTCCAGTCTCGATAGCCTTCCCCTAATTGGTAAGCCAGCCATTGAGGTCTTTCACGTCAATGATTATCCTGCCAACATGACTCGTCAGGTCATTACCGATGCCGATCGGGTATACCCCGGCGATGGTGTTGCGCCGATTAAAGAGACCCTGAAACGAATTAAAGATCCTAACAAATCGATCATCCTTTCGCTGGAAGTGTTCAATAAAAACTACTACGCGCAGGAGGCCATGACGGTCGCTAAGACGTCAATGGAGAAGATGAAAAATATGGTGGTCGGGGTGTAGCATGATGTAAGTGACGAATTAAGCGTGAAAAGCGTGAATAATTTATTCGACACGTTTCACGCTTAATTCCTGGTTATTCCTTATCAGCACGCCTGTCGGCCCGGATTTCTGGAATGGTATCCGGGTCGATCAATCCCAGCGAAGCCGCATGTTCAGCGGCTTCAACCGTATCGGGAACCAGTAGCATCGGTACATCGAATGCTTCTGCCGT comes from Spirosoma aureum and encodes:
- a CDS encoding sugar phosphate isomerase/epimerase family protein yields the protein MSQSVTRRQLMATLTAAAGASFSPALASSQSELTSAVPAATPPPFTLCLNMSTLRGHKLGFVKELETASKAGFQHVEIWIESLQQYIKSGGTVADARKVLSDLGIRVENAIGFAPWIIDDDAARAKGLDQMKSEMELLAQIGCKRVATPSIGAQTAEAPIIDLKKAAERYRAILELGDKTGVVPQLEMWGFSKNLSRVSEVMYVALETGHPSARLLLDIYHIFKGGSSLDSLPLIGKPAIEVFHVNDYPANMTRQVITDADRVYPGDGVAPIKETLKRIKDPNKSIILSLEVFNKNYYAQEAMTVAKTSMEKMKNMVVGV